The Solanum pennellii chromosome 11, SPENNV200 sequence caaatttaaaccaGCTATTTGCAAAACCATTTACCCAAAAACCACAAATGCAGATACCAGCAGAACCACAAACATCTACCTATGCAATAAGCCtacaaaatgacaaaaaaagatACAACTATATTACCCAATCTTACATTGAAAACATACACAAAATTCAGACATATCTAAACCTAAACCCAAGATCCACACAAACAAAAACTCCCGAAGAAGACTATATAACCCAGAAACTACAAGGATATAACAAACTTATTGCACAACCTAAGACCAACCCCAACCTAGTAAAAACATGTTATAACTACGGACTATTAAATACAGTATACACATATACCGGAGAAGAAATAGCCGGAATACCAGAACTACATAGagcatttttaacatataaaagaaTTACCAAAGGAAATTTATTCTATATAAAATGTTATACAGCACCAGCAGAGATACTATACGAAGAAATAAAATCACCAATACAGGTGGTAAAGATAGGATTAACCAGAGATATGATTATTCCAGAAGAGatagaaaaacaaaatgagATACCAAAAGTAGAAATACCTAACttttatgcaaataaaagaataattggtATAGCTACAATTATACAAGAGTTagcaaacaattatttaaatggCAATGCCATTTGGAGCTATTATGCAAGAGATCAGGTGATGATTTATGCAAACTCCaaagaattaagaaaatcaGATATGGATGAAGTTCAGAGATGGATTTTGTCATTGCTAAAACCAGaagaacaaccatctacaaGAGCTTTGAAGAAAGGATTTATTTCAGAAGAATTATTAGTAAGATATTGCAAACTTATCAGCAACAAATACCCAGATCATAAATGCTCCAAGTGCAACGGAGAAGATAATGTGATACCTACAGTTGATTTAGGATACCTACAGTTGATTTAGGATA is a genomic window containing:
- the LOC107003543 gene encoding uncharacterized protein LOC107003543; this translates as MKISLQITYQEKGTQTEPDTTEKILKAINTLSTKVDSMGKELQNLKANSQQHDYKYAELRQHVELRRSEDAKIPELQGDDGKLRKTHNNVCLDTAAGTSKRINTNLNQLFAKPFTQKPQMQIPAEPQTSTYAISLQNDKKRYNYITQSYIENIHKIQTYLNLNPRSTQTKTPEEDYITQKLQGYNKLIAQPKTNPNLVKTCYNYGLLNTVYTYTGEEIAGIPELHRAFLTYKRITKGNLFYIKCYTAPAEILYEEIKSPIQVVKIGLTRDMIIPEEIEKQNEIPKVEIPNFYANKRIIGIATIIQELANNYLNGNAIWSYYARDQVMIYANSKELRKSDMDEVQRWILSLLKPEEQPSTRALKKGFISEELLVRYCKLISNKYPDHKCSKCNGEDNVIPTVDLGYLQLI